The following coding sequences lie in one Cloeon dipterum chromosome 1, ieCloDipt1.1, whole genome shotgun sequence genomic window:
- the Uck gene encoding uridine-cytidine kinase isoform X2 has protein sequence MSETRNMDGHVANGSTNGVRTLRNGKRPFLIGVSGGTASGKSTVCKRIMEKLGIDNVAYMQRQVVCISQDSFYRELNEDEKVRALKGNFNFDHPDAFNNELLHQTLVDILHGQSCEIPVYDYCTHSSSGERFSTIYPADVVLVEGILVFYIPQIRNLFHMKLFVDTDSDLRLARRVLRDIKDRGRDLDHVLNQYTMYVKPAFEEFCLPTKKFADVIIPRGADNTVAIDLIVQHIKDLLNNQVAVPLPVSPTSNQFSSFSGDSSPASPRRNPADGHFKTPH, from the exons ATGTCCGAGACGAGGAACATGGACGGCCATGTGGCCAACGGCAGCACCAACGGGGTGCGCACCCTGCGAAATGGAAAACGGCCTTTTCTCATCGGCGTGTCCGGAGGAACGGCTTCCGGCAAG TCCACCGTTTGCAAAAGGATCATGGAGAAGTTAGGCATCGACAATGTGGCCTACATGCAGAGACAGGTTGTCTGCATCAGCCAAGACAGCTTCTACCGCGAGCTCAATGAGGACGAGAAGGTCCGTGCCCTGAAGGGCAACTTCAACTTTGACCACCCTG acgCATTTAACAATGAACTGCTGCACCAAACGCTGGTAGACATTTTACACGGCCAGAGCTGCGAAATTCCCGTCTACGATTACTGCACGCACTCGAGCAGCGGAGAGCGCTTCTCCACTATTTACCCAGCCGACGTCGTGCTGGTCGAGGGAATCCTCGTCTTTTACATACCGCAGATCAGGAACCTGTTCCACATGAAATTGTTCGTGGACACCGACTCTGACCTGAGGCTGGCCCGAAGAG TTTTAAGGGACATCAAAGACCGCGGCAGAGACCTTGACCACGTCCTCAACCAGTACACAATGTATGTCAAGCCAGCGTTCGAAGAGTTCTGTCTTCCG ACCAAGAAATTCGCCGACGTGATCATTCCCCGAGGGGCCGACAATACAG TGGCGATCGATCTGATAGTGCAACACATCAAGGATCTGCTCAACAACCAGGTGGCCGTGCCTCTGCCCGTCAGCCCCACAAGCAATCAGTTTTCCTCCTTCTCTGGTGATTCCTCGCCGGCCTCGCCGCGCAGAAACCCTGCCGACGGACACTTCAAAACGCCGCACTGA
- the Uck gene encoding uridine-cytidine kinase isoform X1 encodes MSETRNMDGHVANGSTNGVRTLRNGKRPFLIGVSGGTASGKSTVCKRIMEKLGIDNVAYMQRQVVCISQDSFYRELNEDEKVRALKGNFNFDHPDAFNNELLHQTLVDILHGQSCEIPVYDYCTHSSSGERFSTIYPADVVLVEGILVFYIPQIRNLFHMKLFVDTDSDLRLARRVLRDIKDRGRDLDHVLNQYTMYVKPAFEEFCLPTKKFADVIIPRGADNTVAIDLIVQHIRNILHGAVDDEDGGAGVTCHPPCNGNTHHKPTHKQSSLSSSSESLIR; translated from the exons ATGTCCGAGACGAGGAACATGGACGGCCATGTGGCCAACGGCAGCACCAACGGGGTGCGCACCCTGCGAAATGGAAAACGGCCTTTTCTCATCGGCGTGTCCGGAGGAACGGCTTCCGGCAAG TCCACCGTTTGCAAAAGGATCATGGAGAAGTTAGGCATCGACAATGTGGCCTACATGCAGAGACAGGTTGTCTGCATCAGCCAAGACAGCTTCTACCGCGAGCTCAATGAGGACGAGAAGGTCCGTGCCCTGAAGGGCAACTTCAACTTTGACCACCCTG acgCATTTAACAATGAACTGCTGCACCAAACGCTGGTAGACATTTTACACGGCCAGAGCTGCGAAATTCCCGTCTACGATTACTGCACGCACTCGAGCAGCGGAGAGCGCTTCTCCACTATTTACCCAGCCGACGTCGTGCTGGTCGAGGGAATCCTCGTCTTTTACATACCGCAGATCAGGAACCTGTTCCACATGAAATTGTTCGTGGACACCGACTCTGACCTGAGGCTGGCCCGAAGAG TTTTAAGGGACATCAAAGACCGCGGCAGAGACCTTGACCACGTCCTCAACCAGTACACAATGTATGTCAAGCCAGCGTTCGAAGAGTTCTGTCTTCCG ACCAAGAAATTCGCCGACGTGATCATTCCCCGAGGGGCCGACAATACAG TGGCTATTGACTTGATTGTCCAGcatattcgaaatattttgcatggCGCCGTCGATGACGAGGACGGGGGCGCAGGTGTGACGTGCCACCCTCCGTGTAATGGCAACACTCACCACAAGCCGACACACAAGCAGTCAAGTCTCAGTTCATCCTCGGAATCTCTCATTCGTTAG